Below is a window of Brassica napus cultivar Da-Ae chromosome A5, Da-Ae, whole genome shotgun sequence DNA.
CATCATATTTTATTCTTCTAACACATCATTAGTCATTACAAGTTTACGACAAAATGTATTATAGTCTTTTATGTTAAATAACAAACCACCTAATTGGCTTCAACTTATAAAACAAACCACCTAACTTTGTGACTCAGTGAGAGAATCCAACCCAAGAGCTTCGTGGTAATTAAAGTTTAACTGTCCTCTGGTCCGGTTCAAGATGTACCATCGTACATTCATCATCCAACAATGACTTTGAGCTCATTTTCTTGACCTCATCACTCGAATATATGAACAACTTCTTGGCCATCTTACAGAACTCACTGCAAATTTCAAGAGATCATGTTTAAGAAACAATCATAAACACTTTAGAGAGTGAGAGAGACAAGAGAGTTACGTACTCCCATGGATCATCTCCTACAAGCATCATGTCTCCTTCATCATCAGTAAACACAATAGCCCATTTGTCTTTAGTCCTAAGCTCTCCTTCAATCTCAAACATTTTCTCTAACTCTCTGATTAGTTCATCGTATGATCTCAACAACGTTAAATCAACCGCACGTCCCACCGCTGTTCCTTGCATTTGCACCTtttcaagaacaaaaaaatacacaaacGTTTGTCTCTTTCTTGATTGCCAAGTAAAGAGTTAACGGTTTCTTATTTACCTTGGTTCGGCTTCTTGTTGATGATGTTTGCTGCTTCTGATCCTTCGATGAGTTAGGATCTTGACATTTGGCAGAACCAGTGTTATTTGAATCAACGCTTATTAGTTGCTGCTTGTCATTAGGGTTTGGAGCAGAAGCAGGCTTGCTCTTGAGATCGAATCCGAATAACCTACAGCAACTTGTGGCTGGAGCCTCGGTTTTGTTCGAGTTTCTTTCACTTGATGGATCTTGAAACAACAGTTTGAGTGATGGACTTGGCTCGTGGCTCTTAGGGAACCTGCTCAAGAAGTTAGAAGCCACAGGACTCCCAGTGATTTCTGCAATGCAGGAGACGAAAGTTTAACCTAAGATCTGGTCAAGATTCATAAACCGAGACGTAAAGCTTGTCTTTCAAGGTACCTGAAACTGATGGATCAATGGGTCTTGACCGCTTGGACTTTGAATATGGTTGAGTAGGTGATGTGGTTAGCGTGGATGGCAAGAAAGGCTCAATCTCCCACGGAGAGACCTTGTTTGGTCTCTGAACTGTAGATGACTCGTCCCATTGGACCTTAAGGAAGAAAATTGGTAAAGCTTACAGAAAGTTTGTAACAagaatcatataatatatagtcCCTAGAGagttgtgttacaaaaaaaaaaaatctttagagAGCGTTTCATATTCACTAAACCTGCAATGATCTCCACTTTGAAGCTGGCCATTGAGGAGATAGATCTCCAGTACCAACAATAGTACCCGTAAATCTGAAGAAGGAAACAACAAAGATTTCAAACAACAAGAATCAAGACAAGactgaaacaaaaaaacggtaataaaacaaaatggtaataaaagagaaaatgagAAAGATACATTCTCTCTGGAGACTCTTCTCCTTCAAACCTCATCCTAAACCTCATACCAATACCAAATCCTTTCTTCATCGCAGCCATATACTTGTTTACACTTATTATGAACTGGCTTATCCTGAAAACATATCAAAGCTTTATTACCATCCCTTTACTAGCTGGAATCCAAAGCTTGAAACATTTACCTAGGCTTATACAAGACAACAAACATAGTTGTTGTGTTAAAAGCATGAGAAGCTGTAGCAAGAACTCCCAAATGCATACTCTGACTCGAGATAACCGATGCAGGCATTGTGCTTTGTTGCTTAGCTAAACGTCTCACGCCAACTCGTAGATCACCAGTTTGATGACCCCTTGAAcaagataataatatataaaagattagtATTAAGCTCACAAGTATTATAAAGACTCTGAGGTTTTTAAAACTACCTCAAGAACACAAATGCATCTCCAGCTACAAGTCTTTTAGAGGTTACAAATGTACTCCAACCAGTTGTAAGTAAATGTCTCCTTGGTTGCCCTATGTAATGAAACAAACTCATTAGACTTGTTGAGCTAGAGAACCCTCTTTTAGAAAGGGAGAGTTTAATTACCTCTGAATATATGCTTAAACCTCCATTCATATCCATGGAGATCTCTAGCTACCAGTTCTTGAGTTGGTGTAGCTTGTGTCATATCCTAAGAAAAGTAAAAGATTTAAGCAAAAGAGAAGCCAGGAGTCTAGAGAAGGAGATCATGGCCAGTCAGGCCAGTCCTGAGTATAAGGtagtaaaacattaaaatgtgacttccaaaattttagaaaaatttacatatataagttctcaaatttttatataaaaaattataaacttctaaaatttatattaaaaaaattatataatttttcacTAAATTGTCTATCACCTAAATCCGGTTTTTAGCACTTAAAATCCGGCTTGACCGAGATGAAGGATAAAAAGCATTTACAAGTGGAGGAAGACACTCAGTGGCGTGTTTACGAAGAACAGAGAAGCCACCATGAGTACTTGTATCAGAAGCTGTTAGAATCTTAACAAAGGAGTCAACAGTTTGTTTGGCAGGTTCAGTTAAAGGTGGATCAAGGCTTGTGGGTTCactttgctgcaaaaaaaaaacaaatttaaaatcaagATTGTGTGTGTTTGATTAATCTCACACATTAGTCAAAGAAACTTACATCTTCCTCAGGTTGTAATGTGATCTGAGCGTAAACCTCATCTGTTTCATGCTCAGCTTTTAACATGACATTAAGAACTCGACACAGTATCTTTGGAGGAAGATTAAAAACTGGTATGTCTTTATCAACGACTCTTTGATTAGTTGAAGCTACCAACTGCAAAACAAGAAGTCTTGAGATTGGACAAATAAGACGAAGAGGAAGAGACTTTGGAGAATTTGAGCATAAGCTTTACTTGTTCCATGTGACCTTGAGGGAAGTAGAAAACTCTTTCATCATAACGAGGAACTTCCACAAGTGGCCCTGCACAAGCTTTCCATAGCTCCATGTACAACTGATCATCTACAACATTCTCCATCGAAGGAagtaaataaaaccaaaaactaaattaaaacaCACTCTCAAAGCAACTAACTCATCAgagaaacacacaagaagaagaagacaagagtCATCAAAGAAGGGTAAGAAGAAAGTAAAAAAGAGACACGACGGTTATTATGTCTGTATTCATTAGAGAACATTATAAATTCATTACAGGAACACTGTTGGTGTTTggttatttaaaaaacatttaatttaatttaatttttcttttccggGTTTTCTTCTTTGGCTTTTCAGTTTCAGTTACGAAACGGCTCCTTCTGCCTTCCACACTACCACACTACATGTCGTTTTTACATTCCGTCGCAAACGTCCTGCTGTTTTGCCTTTGTTGGAAGAAACGTATGATCAAttattattaacttttttttttctttttcatttgatCAATACGTTTTTGTTGTGTGATCAATTATTGTTGTATATAATCTCAATAACAATAATTGATCACACAACAAAAACGTATGATCAATTATTGTTAAGAGCGAATCTAGAACGTTTGATTAAAGACCACGGTTCTTGTCCATGTTGTAGGTTAGtagtaataaataaatgtagTAGTTTAGATCTAATTATCTCATCTCTTTACTACTCACTCAATACTCTCAATACTAGCTTCTTTAGTTACCACCATAATATTAAGGCGCGTGAATCCAAAAGCTGGTTTTTAATGCATGATCCCGTTACGGCTCCCGTTAAGATATGACGGAGACGTTACTTTCTCATAGCTTGTGTCTGGAACGTGGCAGGCAAACGTGTTGGCTCGTGAACGTAGCGGCAGAGAGATTTTGCCATTCCATCGAACGTTATAGTCAAAGGGCAGGCGTTGGTAAGCGTGCTcagtttttttgtatttattttcacGTGTTATTTGATCAGTTTCTGGTCAAAGTTTTCATTGAATTTCTATCACTCGCTCTTTTTTTGTCTCTTCGTGCTTTCACGCTGCAACAAGCCAACACTGATAATGATTTTTAGTATGAGTTCTTGTTTTGCGTAGATTAACGAAAATGCATGTTTAGTTCGATTACAAAAGACATATATCTCTGTTCTACGATACTACATACTAACACAAAATAGAATAGTAAATACAATCGATTCTGAAAAGATAACTCGAGATCTCTCACGTAGAAACTATTTGCTTCTTAATATTCTTATCTGCATGGAACATTCTGCATTACATATCACATCGATTCCAATGATAACgtttaatattacaaaataaagatAAGTGTTTTTCTGAggggatataaatattttatatttattcggtTTCCATTATTGTATAGActatttcttgttttttctAACAACTAATTCAACAAAAAATAGTATTCACTAtataatgtttgtttgtttttacaaTATATTTCCTTCAAAATCATAAGAGAActccatttattttttaagtgtCCTTATAAGCTTTAAAATCTGTTTCATCGTAAATGCCGTTTTACATTTAatgcatatgtttttttttccatttttatctCTAGTTTTTAACTTattactaataaaataaaataatatattagttaagggtataataaaaaatttaataattttttaatatgtgtggaAAATGATGAAATTGAGGGCTGATTGTTAATGATATAGAAAATTTCACGATTTTCTCAGCAAATTTCTTCATGGAATAGCTTAAACATACTTCGTCAGGTTGATTGTTAGCGACATAGTTGCACCATGTCAAGTGCGGTTATGGCGGTTGTCTTTGTACACTGTACAAGCCTAGCAACTACTACGTCAACCAATGTATATGTCAGTCGGTCTATGTAAGATATTTGATGTTAGTACTGATTTTAACAAATATACATTTATTAGTGTTGCATTATTAAATGTCGTGATCCCGATAAGTATTACATTTTACTCAAGTTGTAAATACTTCAACGCATGCAGAAAGCTACTTTTTAcagataataaataatataatataaagagAAAACGAACAATAAAAGTTGAGGACCGTTTGCCTCAAATTGTTGGTTAGGAATATGATTATTCAAAGTGGTTGGCAACGCACGGATGGGAATATTaagattataatatatgttttatatgtataattgcTTGATTGGTGGTGCAATGGAAATACTTTCACTATATTTAACTATTATTTGtgttatgatattatttttaatagtctATTTAATTTGTTGAGAATTATAGTTAATTATTCGTTTAGTCATAATCGCCACAACAATAACTAAGAATTACGAATATTCGGTTTGTAGATATGTATGTCTCAAGTCTCAACTAAAGATCGTCctcgaattgtttttttttttttgataaagcgAAGTTATGGGGAAATGACATCATGACCtcattttttaattgaatttccatgaatgaaaatgaaattatacgataactaaatataaattaattggCTTTTTAGTATTTggtgtttaaaataaatataacaacAGTAAAAGAGAAGAGAATCAAGTGGTTGGCTTAGGGTAACAACACATCAAGAAAAAGAGATTTGATTCCAACGCCGTATCTATTAGTATCTTGAATACACTATTGCACAAATTAACCTAATCATCTTTTTACTTAAGAATACcgacttttatatatttttacaagtTCTTAAATGGTTAATTGGACATTACATGTTCTGGTCTTGAATATCTTCCACTATTCGACTCATATTTGAATAAACTTTACATAAGATGTTTATCACGCATTCTTTTACACATATTTTGCATGACATGTATACAGTAAACATATATTTCAGATCAGAGTAAGCACATAACTATGTTTATTAGCTAATTGACTTTATTTCAATCATTTAATATGCGAGAAATGACCCTTTCCCTTCACTAAAAGTGTAAGGTCATAACTCGTAAGGAATCTCCAAAACACTAAAGCTCATGGACCTCGCTGATAAAGGTATCAGAAACAAGATTAAAATTCGGTTTAATTATAATATGGTTATCTTTGTTACCATCTGTACAACGAATCTGATCCAATTATTCGGCTATAAGTTAGAGATTAGATTCGTGTAATTCTAAAATGTGCAACTTGTGAATTTACAAATCAGACGAATGCGCTTGGATTCAAGCTTTCTTGCTATGGTTTCAATTTTCATAActattaatcaaataaagatGCATATCTCAACAAGATCGATATATTAGTGCCCCAGTATGCATCGATCTTTTCATAAAAGGACATTTTCAGATCATTTTTATCGGCATTATGAGCAAAAGTATTTTTtctttcatcaatatatatgtAGTAGAGTATAAACATATTGTAATGATCAAGTATATATATTAGtgcaaaaaaatgttatattagtGCATGTGTGTGGACCGATAAAACTTAGGATATCTTATGGAATCTTACTATAGTTTAGTCAAATAATTAAGTTAGAAACACTACCTCCAATGCCCCCATGCTGCATATATTACCAAGTTTTCCTTGTTTCAAGATCGTTAGTTATTAATCGAGATGGATATCTAAATAACacataatattgatatatatttcgTTATAAGAAATCGTGTGTGATTGtgttagatgttttttttttttgagaaagggtgATTGTGTTAGATGTTAATCAGTGTTACCATCACAGGTACACATATATACAGATAATGCCATATTGTCTAACAGAAATCTCACATGGAGAGTACTACTACATCTATTGGCATGTTCCGACCAGCTTGTTAAATATGCTGCtgcataaatatataatgaaaataatagagatttttatttaagagaaTAATAAGTACGAGGAGACATATGCACATTTCTAAAGATCgctcttaccaaaaaaaaaaagatcgcTCTTTAGCTCTTCCTCTTATAATGTTCCTTGTCGAGTGATATAGCGCAATTTCTTTTGCGTGCACATGTTCTGAAACCTCAACCTAAAGTGTGATCTCACACACATGCGGCAAATatggttttcattttttgttttgttttgtttgtgagAGTTTTAATCATATACAAATGCAAGGAATCATGTATGCTATTGATTCACTTACTGAACACATATTATGGATtgcattatatttttcatataggGAAACAAACATTAAACACACAATACTGATatgcaaacaaatataatataaaaaaacattttcccgTCTTAAATTTCCagagttttcataaaatatgttttgatcTTTCTTTTGTGAGGATTTTTTTCCTCTACATATTTTCTTCTGGCGACTCCATgattatacactttaataaaatCGATATATCGGCGTCGGATGTGTACACACATTTACTTTTGTTACATAAGTGAAGGGATTCCAAGTATACTTGTTtgtgtttattattacatttatTCTGATAAAGGCACCTCTCACATGTGTCACAAAGGATTGGTCACATCTTCTTAAAAAGTTTAGGGGGGAaacattaaatattagtcaaagaAGTAAGCTCTCCATTTGTAATTGGGAAATCTGGTATTCTTGCACTACAACGTCTCTTattaatctataaatttagtatACATTTTCGACAATAAGGTGGGCAATATCCGTTTCAAAACAATAAATCACTGAACTATGTTATATCCTTAACTAACTTGGAGTACATATGAAAACCTACAGTTTATCACCGGATATAGAAGGTCAAAAGGAAagtaaaacaacaaacaatatTAGTTAGTTCTCTAGCTAATTATTGAACTCTACGTGCGAGTGGGTTCATTGGATCTACTTTAGCCAATCATCCACACAAACTTGCACTCataagaaaattttcaaaagaagtCTAAAAAAGGAATTTACGATTAAGTACTGTATTAACAATGCGTGGtccgttgacaaaaaaaaaacaatgcgtGGTCCATATTGTAATTTTTCTTACATCTAAAAGTATGTCATTTCCTAGTATTATAAAATGCGGATGAAAATAGCAAAACGAGGGGACCAGATGATAAATCACATGATCATATCATATGAGACCATCTCCGCTCTCACTGCCAGGATGGGTCTCAatctaaaacataaataatctAAATGCTTGccagaaataataataaaataaatgtcaATAATTGATATCGCCGACGGTGTTAATTAACAAGGAGAACTATACAAAGTATACAACCAGTCTATATTTTAGGGATATCACAAATTATAAAACGATAAAGTTTTTGGAAATAAAATGAGGATATTTTGCAAGACTTTTGTCCACATCAAATGATTTTATACAATAATGTTTGCAAACTAAATAAACTAAGATTAAGAACAATATATTTAGTGCATTCATGAGATCGTTAAATAAAATTAGACATAGTTTAGTGCATATGATTAGCACCAACACTAACCTAACAACCTCTTGTTCCCCATTTTCTCTCATTTTCCTAATTTATACAGTCCACCCCACTAATCATCTTGAAAAAGCATAATTATTCTGCTAtgcacaaaacaaaacaaaatttattttctacACAATGAAAATCCTTAATGGGCTTATTTgctaaataaccaaaataaaaatggaaattagatttgtagaaagaaggtagagagagataggaagagaaagtaggagagagagaggatggtTTTGGGTAGTTagtgaatttttgttttttttcttggttagTAGGCCTAATTTCTCATTAAATTATGGGCCATACATCACCGAATCGAACCTGTCAGGCTCTTATAACAAGCCCATTTAATAAGCCCACAAATAAACTATTCTTCCATAGTGCAGAAACATTTTTTAGATGTAAAATTTTAAGATGAGACAACTACGACGACAGAACAGAATGCACATAAACACATAGTAACACCACCATTCAATAGATAAACAACAACACCCCCATGAAAATTGCCAAAACCAAACAAAGAAACTCATGTTTTGTATGATAATGCTCTTGTCCCTTTCCAAATGATATGAAACTCCCGATTTaagaccccaaaaaaaaaacaatgataatGCTTATACCACCACTTTTTCTTCGCAGACGCAAATGCCATGTTGCTCTCCTTTCTCCTCACACTCATCTCTCCTGTTACAGTCACATCAACATCAAGATTTAATCCTAAATCAATAGCCAAGAAGACAGTCACACCGACATGAAAACAATCTCAAAGTACAACAGACCACTTACTTTCAAATGATTATGGAGTTGTAAGCGCTGCAGAGCTGAAGCAAAGCTGCCTGGTTTGCTTTTTCGAGATTCTCACCAATTAACTGAGGGTATCTACCAGGAGAAGCAGCAGAAAGCCTGGCCAAAGAAGCAACCACGAACTGCTTCGGATCTCTAATGTCTGGAAGAGGATCCGCTTCTCTTCTCCCAGCATTGTGAAGACTCACAAACGCAGCTGTGTATCCAACATTCTCCAAGACGTCTGGCATTTCAGGTTCTTCAACGGCTCTTTCCTGCTCAGGCCTTGAAACAAGCGTCACTATACTGTCCAGCATAGCTCCCCAGATCTTAGAAGCTGCTGGATGAAGAAGGTCTGGAGTCTCACATATGAGTCTCGTTGCGGCAACTGCAGCTAGCTTTACCTCGACACTTCCCATGATCAGCTTAACGTTTGGAATCCAGAATTGCTGCACGATGGTGGTGAAAATGTTGGGCTGAACAGTATTCATAGTGGCGACAAGATGAGCATGTCCGTGCTTCACCAAAAAGAGGGACATGAATACCACTAGCGATTTCTGGAACTTAATAGTCTTCTTGTTCTGAAGACGTGTGAACAGAGCATTCCATACGCCCGTCATGTATGGAGCAATGGCACCGTAGTCGAGATACTCGATCACAGTATTGAGCACATAAAACCCTTGCTCATCTGTGCTAGGAGCTGCAACCAGTTTATCAAATATTCCCAGCACTTCACTCAACCGATTCTCTTGAGTGACCTCATGAGGTGCTTTCTGCAGGAAAGCCTGGAGCAAACGCACAAGGGCTGGAACATTGCCGCTTCTCTTCCAAGACTCAGGCGACAGGAGCAGCAAGAAGATCTGCATGTAGTTCGGCGAGAGAGGCGGTCTGTTCAGCTCAACAAGCTGAGCTAGCAGCTGAAACGCGTAAGGCAAGAACTCTGCGATATCATTGGCCAAAATCATCTGCAGGCTTGGGAAGAGACTCGTTTCAAATGCAGATATAAGAGAAATATCACGTTCACAGGCCCTGCGAACAAGTACAGCCACAGACTCAAAGATGTAGTGATTAAACGTAGGATTCTTCGGGTTTTTGCAAACTTCACTAAGAACAGAGGTCAAGCCACCGATGCAAGGTCCAGCAACCTCACTACTGATTTCAGCAACACCGAGGACCCGCATTATACACTTCATAATATATTGATTCTCCTCAGATTCAGGGAACTTCAGTGCATCAAACAGATTCGTCATCAACTGCAGCAAAAACGGACTTATATCACCAGCGACATACCTGCTCCTTCCACCTTCCTCCTTTACTAGCAAGAGCTTCTCTATACAGCTAGCAGCATATGAGTGCACCACGTTCGACTCTGCTTTAAGGAACCGGACCAGCTCCGGGAACAACTGCATTGCAAAGGGCTTTGGTAGATGACTGCGAAACATCGTTAAGAACTTCAAAGACCCTGCCTTCAGCATTGGAAAGCTGTTGACGTCGTGGCTTTGCAACTCGGGGAGAATAATGCTTGCAAAGAAGCTTTGAACATCAATAAGATCTGTGGATACAGACGCACCCCCTGCCTTCTTCGTAGCCAGCGAGACGACCAAGTAAATTGCACAGTCCTTGTCTTTCCATTGTACAGCCGGATTAGATGAAAAAGAGCTCAAAAGCTTCTGTATCTCATGAGAAACCACTTCTGTCACCTGTGCTTTGTAGTTTGTGGCAAGTCCTTTAAGCAGTTCACAAGCGATCCTCCTTCTAGTGTCCACATCGCTTCCCTCCATGTCCCTCCGGATAAACTCAATATAGTTCATCTCAAAAagctcttcatcttcatccctCAAAGAAACATTAGGAATCACAATGCTCTGGCAGATTTCCTTAATCACATTCTCGCCTGCAAACAAAGCATGGTGCGCACTCGTGCTCACAGTGGTCAAAAACTTGATTGCCGTAGTAGCTAGCTGATCCCTACTAGGAGACTTCGACACATCCCTTAGCAACGTCCACACGGCTGATGCAAAACCCTCCAAAAACTTTtggaactcttct
It encodes the following:
- the LOC106450494 gene encoding auxin response factor 11, coding for MENVVDDQLYMELWKACAGPLVEVPRYDERVFYFPQGHMEQLVASTNQRVVDKDIPVFNLPPKILCRVLNVMLKAEHETDEVYAQITLQPEEDQSEPTSLDPPLTEPAKQTVDSFVKILTASDTSTHGGFSVLRKHATECLPPLDMTQATPTQELVARDLHGYEWRFKHIFRGQPRRHLLTTGWSTFVTSKRLVAGDAFVFLRGHQTGDLRVGVRRLAKQQSTMPASVISSQSMHLGVLATASHAFNTTTMFVVLYKPRISQFIISVNKYMAAMKKGFGIGMRFRMRFEGEESPERIFTGTIVGTGDLSPQWPASKWRSLQVQWDESSTVQRPNKVSPWEIEPFLPSTLTTSPTQPYSKSKRSRPIDPSVSEITGSPVASNFLSRFPKSHEPSPSLKLLFQDPSSERNSNKTEAPATSCCRLFGFDLKSKPASAPNPNDKQQLISVDSNNTGSAKCQDPNSSKDQKQQTSSTRSRTKVQMQGTAVGRAVDLTLLRSYDELIRELEKMFEIEGELRTKDKWAIVFTDDEGDMMLVGDDPWDEFCKMAKKLFIYSSDEVKKMSSKSLLDDECTMVHLEPDQRTVKL
- the LOC106412500 gene encoding exportin-2, encoding MEWNPETLQNLSQCFLHTLSPIPEPRRAAERFLSEAADLPNYGLAVLRLVAEPSVEEQTRHAAAVNFKNHLRSRWLPSADSGVAPIMDSEKEQIKTLIVSLMLSSSPRIQSQLSEALAVIGKHDFPRNWPALLPELVSSLQKAALAGDYAAVNGILGTANSIFKNFRHQYRTDELFLDIKYCLEIFAPPLQEIFVKTDSLIDAAVSSGGSAANLKPLFESQKLCCRIFFSLNFQDLPEFFEDNMEKWMGVFKKCLSSNYPALESTEDGLTLVDDLRAAVCENINLYMEKYEEEFQKFLEGFASAVWTLLRDVSKSPSRDQLATTAIKFLTTVSTSAHHALFAGENVIKEICQSIVIPNVSLRDEDEELFEMNYIEFIRRDMEGSDVDTRRRIACELLKGLATNYKAQVTEVVSHEIQKLLSSFSSNPAVQWKDKDCAIYLVVSLATKKAGGASVSTDLIDVQSFFASIILPELQSHDVNSFPMLKAGSLKFLTMFRSHLPKPFAMQLFPELVRFLKAESNVVHSYAASCIEKLLLVKEEGGRSRYVAGDISPFLLQLMTNLFDALKFPESEENQYIMKCIMRVLGVAEISSEVAGPCIGGLTSVLSEVCKNPKNPTFNHYIFESVAVLVRRACERDISLISAFETSLFPSLQMILANDIAEFLPYAFQLLAQLVELNRPPLSPNYMQIFLLLLSPESWKRSGNVPALVRLLQAFLQKAPHEVTQENRLSEVLGIFDKLVAAPSTDEQGFYVLNTVIEYLDYGAIAPYMTGVWNALFTRLQNKKTIKFQKSLVVFMSLFLVKHGHAHLVATMNTVQPNIFTTIVQQFWIPNVKLIMGSVEVKLAAVAATRLICETPDLLHPAASKIWGAMLDSIVTLVSRPEQERAVEEPEMPDVLENVGYTAAFVSLHNAGRREADPLPDIRDPKQFVVASLARLSAASPGRYPQLIGENLEKANQAALLQLCSAYNSIII